CCTGCCGACGATGTTCCTGTGGGCGATGTGTCGGCAAATATTACTCTCAGAAGCTGGGGCGAAGCTAAAAACCTCGATTTCACGCCGCGCAATCACATCGACCTTGGCTCTATGTTAGGAATACTCGATATGGAGCTTGGAGCCAAAGTCACAGGAAGCGGCTTTTCCCTTTTAAAGGGCGATGGTGCCCGTATGTCGCGAGCTCTTATCGCGATGATGCTCGATATCCACCGCGAAGCTGGGTTTCTCGAAATTGCAGCGCCCTTTCTTGCAAATAGGAACTCCATGATGGGCACCGCACAGATTCCCAAGCTCGAAAACGACATGTATCATGTGCCGGAGGAAGACCTGTTTCTTATCCCCACGGGTGAGGTTCCTATTACAAACCTCCATTCTAGTGAGGTCATGCGCGAAGAGGATTTACCAAAGTATTACGCCGGTTTTACTGCCTGCTTCAGAAGAGAGGCCGGTTCTTACGGCACGGATACTCGCGGGCTTCTTCGTGTCCACCAATTCGATAAGGTTGAGTTGGTGAAATTCTCCCACCCCAAAAAATCTTGGGAAGAACACGAATCGCTACTTGCCGAGGCCGAGAAAGTTCTTCAGGCGCTCGAGTTACCTTATAGGGTTGTGCTTTTATCAACTTGCGATATGTCGTTTGCTTCTGCTAAGGTCTATGACCTCGAGCTATGGGCTCCGGGGGAGGATAAATGGCTTGAGGTTTCCAGCTGCAGCAATTTTTTGGATTTTCAGGCGAGACGCGCTAATATCCGTTTTAGGCCATCCGATGGAGGTCCGCTTAACTTTGTTCATACCCTCAATGCAAGTGGTGTGGCACTTCCAAGGCTTCTTGTTGCTATATGGGAGAATTATCAGACCGAACGTGGAACAGTAGTAATTCCACTGGCACTGAGACCTTATATGAACGGCCAACAAGAAATCGAACCGAGGTTATAACACTTGGAGAAGAAAAGACGGAAATACCGCATTGTCTATAAAGGCTTGCCTTTTTTCTATTCAATTATTGCTGTTATAGCGGCTATTCTTATCGTTTTATCGATTTTTTTAATCATCGACTACACCCGTAAATCGACTTCCATACACAATAGGCGAATTCTAAACGCTTATTCTCGCCTGTGGGCTTTGGCCTCGACAAAAAGTGTCGGTGGCGCAGAGATGAGTATATTTTTCGAGGAAATTATTAATAAGAGTGATTTCCCTATGGTTTTAACCTCTATCGAGGGCGAACCGATGTTCTGGCGAAACCTAGGTATAGCTCGCT
This window of the bacterium genome carries:
- the serS gene encoding serine--tRNA ligase, with amino-acid sequence MIDINLIREDPDRIKKACSNKREPDVIDAILSADGQRRALQTEGDELRHRQKEVSGKVGAAFAKGDRDKAETLKVEARDLSEKIKSLEEKQKEIEKEWNSLLLKVPNIPADDVPVGDVSANITLRSWGEAKNLDFTPRNHIDLGSMLGILDMELGAKVTGSGFSLLKGDGARMSRALIAMMLDIHREAGFLEIAAPFLANRNSMMGTAQIPKLENDMYHVPEEDLFLIPTGEVPITNLHSSEVMREEDLPKYYAGFTACFRREAGSYGTDTRGLLRVHQFDKVELVKFSHPKKSWEEHESLLAEAEKVLQALELPYRVVLLSTCDMSFASAKVYDLELWAPGEDKWLEVSSCSNFLDFQARRANIRFRPSDGGPLNFVHTLNASGVALPRLLVAIWENYQTERGTVVIPLALRPYMNGQQEIEPRL